The Terriglobales bacterium genome contains a region encoding:
- a CDS encoding putative glycoside hydrolase — protein MLQHPVSRHFAALLALFLVACALLRSGKPLSSLDRRATGAEPAVVAQPFSTLIPEAASAPPAAPPAPPRARPAAPAETRDEALLPDQHRLKRGESLTSVARAWISRTSYMTVPELEAALREANGLKDSSPRPGDLLTIPGFEGAPVVDKPVARPRDFEVRAIYLTGVMAGSDNGIRLIRRWRQAGGNAIVFDIKDSDGTVNVPFQHELVGNRHVAIRNLPKFIRFLHQNSLHAIARIALFRDENIAQRHPELAVRSRRTGEPWRENGKLVWADPSHPEVQDYDLALAKYVASSGADEIQFDYVRFPAEGDQKDAQFAFEKSHPGWKRSDVITDFLARAYKAL, from the coding sequence ATGCTCCAGCACCCCGTTTCTCGGCACTTCGCGGCGCTTCTCGCGCTCTTCCTTGTCGCCTGCGCCCTGTTGCGCTCGGGAAAACCGCTTTCCTCCCTCGACCGGCGTGCGACCGGTGCGGAACCCGCCGTCGTTGCCCAGCCGTTCTCCACGCTCATCCCGGAGGCTGCGTCGGCGCCGCCGGCCGCGCCACCTGCCCCGCCCAGGGCGAGACCGGCGGCCCCTGCCGAGACGCGGGACGAGGCCTTGCTTCCCGACCAACATCGCCTGAAGCGCGGCGAGAGTCTGACCTCGGTGGCGCGGGCGTGGATCTCCCGCACCTCCTACATGACGGTGCCGGAGCTGGAAGCGGCCCTCCGCGAGGCCAACGGACTGAAGGATTCCTCGCCCCGGCCGGGCGACTTGCTGACCATTCCCGGATTCGAAGGGGCCCCCGTCGTCGACAAGCCGGTCGCGCGGCCGCGTGATTTCGAGGTGCGCGCCATCTATTTGACCGGAGTCATGGCCGGTAGCGACAACGGCATCCGCCTCATCCGCCGCTGGCGCCAGGCCGGCGGCAACGCCATCGTCTTCGACATCAAGGACAGCGACGGGACAGTGAATGTTCCTTTCCAGCATGAGCTGGTGGGAAACCGCCACGTCGCCATCCGCAACCTGCCCAAGTTCATCCGCTTCCTGCACCAGAACAGCTTGCACGCCATCGCGCGCATCGCGCTGTTCCGCGACGAAAACATCGCGCAGCGGCATCCTGAGCTGGCGGTCCGCTCGCGCCGCACCGGCGAGCCGTGGCGGGAGAACGGGAAGCTGGTGTGGGCCGATCCCTCCCATCCCGAAGTCCAGGACTACGACCTCGCGCTGGCCAAGTACGTGGCCTCGTCGGGGGCGGATGAGATTCAATTCGACTACGTGCGCTTCCCCGCCGAGGGCGACCAGAAGGATGCGCAGTTCGCCTTCGAGAAGTCGCACCCTGGCTGGAAGCGCTCTGACGTGATCACCGACTTCCTGGCACGCGCCTACAAGGCGCT